The following are from one region of the Paracholeplasma manati genome:
- a CDS encoding TetR/AcrR family transcriptional regulator, producing the protein MEKMNYRLPKRKDGQKTFNKIINSGKKLFSKQGYQATSINEIIDKAKIATGTFYIYFDDKLALYVYLLHQYRAKIGEAINDAIKDATTRYEKERLGIKAFLKFAWQEPLSYRIIWESMFVDKDIFKEYYQNFSHAYIEKLTGSVQSGEVDAAIDLETLSYILMGISNFVGLQVLFRETLTDMDLDRIVDQVMYVLKNGMFTK; encoded by the coding sequence ATGGAAAAAATGAACTATCGCTTACCAAAAAGAAAAGATGGTCAAAAAACATTTAATAAAATAATCAATAGTGGTAAAAAGCTATTCTCCAAACAAGGCTATCAAGCAACCTCCATAAATGAGATCATTGATAAGGCTAAAATTGCAACTGGAACTTTTTACATTTATTTTGATGACAAGCTAGCGCTGTATGTATATCTCTTACATCAGTACCGCGCAAAGATTGGTGAAGCCATCAATGATGCGATCAAAGATGCCACCACACGTTATGAAAAAGAACGCCTTGGCATCAAAGCGTTCCTTAAGTTTGCGTGGCAAGAACCCCTCTCCTACAGAATCATTTGGGAGTCGATGTTTGTCGATAAAGACATTTTTAAAGAATACTATCAAAACTTCTCACATGCTTACATTGAAAAGCTGACTGGATCGGTTCAAAGTGGTGAAGTGGATGCTGCGATTGACTTAGAAACCTTATCGTACATTTTGATGGGGATTTCAAACTTCGTAGGACTACAAGTATTGTTTAGAGAAACCCTCACAGATATGGATTTGGATCGCATTGTCGACCAAGTCATGTATGTGTTAAAAAACGGGATGTTCACCAAGTAA
- a CDS encoding MaoC family dehydratase, whose protein sequence is MTSKTIKDIKVGDIAFFEKTITEEDVKHFALVSGDFNPVHLDEDFAANSIFHHRIAHGGLINALFSTVLGTQLPGVGTIYLQQDSKFVKPVYLNDHIKATVEAEEINEEKNRVLFKTVAYNQNNEPVVVGHALVMPRR, encoded by the coding sequence ATGACAAGCAAGACAATTAAAGACATCAAGGTTGGGGATATCGCTTTTTTCGAGAAGACCATCACCGAAGAAGACGTGAAACACTTCGCATTGGTATCGGGGGATTTTAACCCTGTCCATTTAGATGAAGACTTTGCAGCAAATTCGATTTTCCATCATCGAATTGCCCATGGCGGTCTCATCAATGCATTATTTTCAACGGTTTTAGGCACACAATTGCCAGGGGTAGGTACCATTTATCTACAACAAGATTCAAAGTTTGTAAAACCCGTGTATTTGAATGATCATATCAAAGCAACGGTCGAAGCAGAAGAAATCAATGAGGAGAAAAATCGCGTGTTATTCAAGACGGTGGCGTATAATCAAAACAACGAACCCGTCGTCGTTGGACATGCGTTAGTGATGCCAAGACGATGA
- a CDS encoding acyl-CoA dehydrogenase family protein yields the protein MKHELLLKMLEEFAQKEVKPLAKSIDEEERFPIETVQKMAELGILGLPYDPQYGGVGASYTGYVDAVRILSKYCATTGVILSAHTSLCASPINAFGTETQKQQYLPKLNRGEWLGAFGLTEPSAGTDASKQQTKAIDKGDYYEITGSKIFITNAGYADIYIIFAMTNPELGLKGISAFILEKDTEGFSVGPKERKMGIRGSSTCELIFDKVKVPKSNLLGKPGEGFKIAMSTLDGGRIGIAAQAVGIAEGAFERAVDYVKTRKQFDKPIASFQHTQFKIADMKTSIEAAKALLYLAATAKEQGESYSDKAAMAKLYASRVAFEVADQAIQLMGGYGYIRDFEIERYLRDAKITEIYEGTSEVQRMVIAGKVLR from the coding sequence ATGAAACACGAACTCTTATTAAAAATGTTAGAGGAGTTTGCACAAAAGGAAGTCAAACCTTTAGCAAAATCCATCGATGAAGAAGAACGTTTTCCGATTGAAACCGTTCAAAAAATGGCGGAATTGGGCATTTTAGGGTTACCTTATGACCCCCAATATGGTGGTGTTGGCGCGAGCTACACAGGCTATGTAGATGCGGTTAGAATTCTATCCAAATATTGTGCAACCACAGGGGTTATTTTATCCGCCCATACGTCCTTATGTGCTTCACCAATCAACGCTTTTGGCACAGAAACTCAAAAACAACAGTATTTACCAAAGCTCAATCGCGGTGAATGGTTAGGTGCTTTTGGATTGACTGAACCTAGCGCAGGTACAGACGCATCCAAACAACAGACCAAAGCCATCGATAAGGGCGATTATTATGAAATCACAGGATCGAAGATCTTTATAACCAATGCAGGCTATGCCGATATCTACATCATTTTCGCCATGACCAATCCGGAACTTGGACTCAAAGGTATCAGTGCGTTCATCTTAGAAAAAGATACCGAAGGGTTTAGTGTCGGACCGAAAGAACGAAAAATGGGGATTCGCGGATCTTCGACTTGTGAGTTGATCTTTGATAAAGTCAAAGTACCAAAATCAAACCTCTTGGGTAAACCAGGTGAAGGCTTTAAAATTGCGATGTCCACTTTAGATGGTGGTCGAATTGGGATTGCTGCACAAGCCGTTGGTATCGCAGAAGGCGCATTCGAACGTGCCGTTGATTATGTTAAAACACGTAAACAATTCGATAAACCCATCGCCTCATTTCAACACACGCAATTCAAGATTGCCGATATGAAAACCAGCATTGAAGCTGCGAAAGCCTTACTTTATTTAGCAGCCACAGCCAAGGAACAAGGTGAATCTTATTCTGATAAAGCTGCGATGGCTAAATTATATGCATCTAGAGTTGCTTTTGAAGTGGCAGACCAAGCCATTCAACTCATGGGTGGGTATGGATACATTCGAGATTTCGAAATTGAACGCTATTTAAGAGATGCGAAAATCACTGAAATTTATGAAGGCACCAGTGAAGTTCAACGTATGGTTATTGCCGGAAAGGTGCTTCGTTAA
- a CDS encoding electron transfer flavoprotein subunit beta/FixA family protein, which translates to MNIIVLVKQVPDTTEIKIDKETNTLIRAGVQSIVNPNDLAGVEEALKLKARYGGTVSVVTMGPMQAESMLVELYARGVDHCYLLSDRAFAGSDTWATSTILSSFLKTLTYDLIIAGYQAIDGDTAQVGPQVAEFLNIPQVTYLSEIVSVEQGEMVVKKRTDSEILTLAVELPVLVTTLADMNKPRHMNAWDIYHNTDKKVNLVTFNDLNIDPNHIGLKGSPTKVKKTYVKQVQAKSEKVSMNPEDAAKWITKLLYPYMEVKNHE; encoded by the coding sequence ATGAATATCATTGTACTAGTTAAACAAGTGCCAGACACCACGGAAATTAAGATTGATAAAGAAACCAACACCTTGATTCGTGCTGGGGTTCAAAGCATCGTAAATCCGAATGACTTAGCAGGGGTTGAAGAAGCGCTTAAATTGAAGGCTCGTTATGGTGGAACCGTTAGTGTCGTCACCATGGGGCCGATGCAAGCAGAATCCATGCTGGTTGAACTTTATGCCAGAGGGGTTGACCACTGTTATTTATTATCAGACCGTGCGTTTGCGGGATCAGATACGTGGGCTACCTCAACCATATTATCGAGTTTCCTTAAAACTTTGACTTACGATTTAATCATCGCTGGTTATCAAGCCATTGATGGCGATACCGCTCAAGTTGGTCCTCAGGTTGCAGAATTTTTAAACATCCCACAAGTCACATACCTATCCGAAATTGTTTCCGTAGAACAAGGTGAAATGGTGGTTAAGAAAAGAACTGACAGTGAAATTTTAACCTTAGCTGTTGAACTACCTGTATTGGTCACTACCCTTGCCGATATGAATAAACCAAGACATATGAATGCGTGGGACATTTATCACAATACCGATAAAAAAGTCAATTTGGTGACGTTTAATGATTTGAATATAGATCCCAATCATATAGGGTTAAAGGGATCACCAACAAAAGTCAAAAAGACCTATGTCAAACAAGTTCAAGCAAAATCAGAAAAGGTTTCAATGAATCCTGAAGATGCTGCTAAATGGATTACGAAATTGTTATACCCTTATATGGAGGTTAAAAACCATGAATAA
- a CDS encoding electron transfer flavoprotein subunit alpha/FixB family protein: MNNVWVFMEQNHGKLQPIGLELLSECRRKLTQDTQISAVYFGEHLTDKDKDAMTFCGADEIICTLDSKLSQYDTHYYAKAIENLMKHERPDVFLIGSTLQGRDLAPRVSARLNTGLTADATLLEFEQGEKLLLLATRPALGGNLFATIICENNIPQMATIRPSIFKIEEDKSRASTLKEVPFVCESTSKVKVLHSEKLTHKKVELNKAQVIVAGGRGVSNMFPVLKDIANLIGGEVAASRAVVDANIEQKDRLVGQTGTTVHPKVYFASGISGAIQHISGMDKSELIIAVNTDPNALIFDVADISIIADAKQVLPLVKEELKAILAYK, translated from the coding sequence ATGAATAATGTATGGGTATTTATGGAACAAAACCATGGCAAGTTACAACCCATTGGTTTAGAATTGTTGTCTGAATGCAGAAGAAAACTCACTCAAGACACCCAAATCAGTGCTGTCTATTTTGGAGAACACTTGACCGATAAAGACAAAGACGCCATGACCTTCTGTGGTGCCGATGAAATCATATGTACACTCGACTCGAAATTAAGTCAATATGACACCCATTATTATGCGAAAGCCATTGAGAACTTAATGAAACATGAGCGTCCGGATGTATTTTTGATTGGATCAACCCTACAAGGCAGAGATTTAGCACCACGTGTTTCAGCCAGACTGAATACAGGACTTACCGCTGACGCGACGCTATTAGAGTTTGAACAAGGTGAAAAACTCTTGTTACTCGCGACCAGACCAGCCTTAGGTGGCAACTTGTTCGCAACCATCATTTGTGAAAATAACATCCCACAAATGGCGACCATCCGACCTTCTATTTTCAAAATTGAAGAAGATAAGTCTAGAGCGTCTACTTTAAAAGAAGTACCGTTTGTTTGTGAAAGTACATCTAAAGTCAAAGTTTTACACAGTGAAAAACTCACCCACAAAAAAGTTGAACTCAACAAAGCACAAGTCATTGTTGCGGGAGGACGTGGGGTATCAAATATGTTTCCTGTGCTTAAAGACATCGCGAATTTAATTGGTGGCGAAGTCGCTGCATCCCGTGCGGTTGTAGATGCGAATATCGAACAAAAAGACCGTTTGGTCGGACAAACTGGTACCACAGTGCATCCTAAAGTCTATTTTGCATCGGGTATTAGTGGTGCGATTCAACACATCAGTGGGATGGATAAATCTGAACTCATCATCGCCGTGAATACAGATCCAAATGCGCTCATCTTTGATGTAGCAGACATATCAATCATCGCCGATGCGAAACAAGTATTACCGCTAGTCAAAGAAGAGCTCAAAGCCATTCTTGCCTATAAATAA
- a CDS encoding ATP-binding protein: MLKRKITQSLIEWHDNPNRQALLIKGPRGVGKSTSIDRFAKEYYKYVVKIDFEKNPELINVFNENLDVTNLIKKVSLFLQVEKIVSGQTLFFFDEIHLCPNVRVAVKNFVNNQKFDVIMATSYFGINPEVFPTTALAHEEIMDMNSLDFEEYLWASGVSSTIIHDIKHYFTNKLPVPDALHELMLNIFYEYMTVGGMPEVVNSFLNTHNFSLITKKHAKIILMYTKDMKRYLSKPDYTKSVKCFLSVPFQLDKENKKFQYGLVEAKTAARKYEKNLLWLYYADMVDICFNLNTPKMPYAQQAKYDVFKVYYKDIGLLTSSYGGDAQIAIHTGKLKSYHGALLEAVVADILMKNGKKLYYFDRNTTLEADFLIKFNDKNTVLEVKEADNTKSKMIESMFENFGLNQAIKLSLNNVSSTKNVITYPIYMAMFL; encoded by the coding sequence ATGTTAAAAAGAAAAATAACCCAATCTTTGATTGAGTGGCATGACAATCCAAACCGTCAGGCATTACTGATAAAAGGGCCTCGTGGCGTGGGTAAAAGCACATCGATTGATCGTTTTGCGAAAGAATATTATAAGTATGTAGTCAAAATCGATTTTGAAAAAAATCCTGAACTGATTAACGTCTTTAATGAAAACCTAGATGTGACCAACTTAATCAAGAAAGTGAGTCTATTCTTACAAGTCGAAAAGATTGTGTCTGGTCAGACCTTGTTTTTCTTCGACGAAATCCATTTATGTCCAAATGTCCGTGTGGCCGTTAAAAACTTTGTCAACAATCAAAAGTTTGACGTCATTATGGCAACTTCCTATTTTGGCATCAACCCTGAGGTTTTTCCAACCACAGCGTTGGCCCATGAAGAAATCATGGATATGAACAGTCTGGATTTTGAAGAGTATTTATGGGCGAGTGGTGTATCGTCTACCATCATTCATGACATTAAGCACTATTTTACAAACAAATTACCTGTACCAGATGCTCTTCATGAATTGATGTTGAATATATTTTATGAATACATGACTGTCGGTGGAATGCCAGAAGTGGTGAATTCATTCCTAAATACCCATAACTTTAGCTTGATAACAAAGAAACATGCGAAAATCATTCTAATGTATACGAAGGATATGAAACGATACTTATCCAAACCAGATTACACGAAATCTGTAAAATGCTTCTTATCAGTTCCATTCCAATTAGATAAAGAAAATAAGAAATTCCAATATGGGTTGGTTGAAGCTAAAACCGCTGCACGCAAATATGAAAAAAATCTATTATGGCTTTATTACGCTGATATGGTCGATATTTGTTTTAATTTGAATACCCCGAAAATGCCATATGCCCAACAAGCGAAATATGATGTGTTTAAAGTCTATTACAAAGATATTGGATTACTCACCTCTTCTTATGGTGGGGATGCACAAATCGCCATCCATACTGGCAAATTAAAATCGTACCATGGCGCGTTATTAGAAGCTGTGGTCGCAGATATTTTGATGAAAAATGGTAAAAAGCTCTATTACTTTGATCGCAATACAACTTTAGAAGCAGACTTCTTGATCAAGTTCAATGATAAAAATACGGTATTAGAAGTCAAAGAAGCAGACAATACCAAGTCAAAAATGATTGAAAGTATGTTCGAAAACTTCGGTTTGAATCAAGCCATTAAGTTATCTTTAAACAAC